One Helicobacter pylori NCTC 11637 = CCUG 17874 = ATCC 43504 = JCM 12093 genomic window, CCAAACAAGGCGTTGGAACCCTAAAACCAAAAAATTCATTTTTGGCGTTAGGAAAAATATCCATATTATTGATTTGCAAAAAACTTTGCGCTATTTTAGATACACCTATAATATCGTGCGCGATGCGAGCGCTCAAGGCAAGAGCATCATGTTTGTAGGCACTAAAAAACAAGCCAACGAGACTTTGAAAGAATTTGCTGAAAGCATTCAAGTCCCTTATGTCAATTACCGCTGGCTTGGTGGCATGCTGACTAATTTTAGCACCATTAGAAAATCGGTGAGAAAATTAGAAATCATTGAAGAAATGGAAAATAGCGGTCAAATTGATCTATTGACTAAAAAAGAAAAGCTCATGATTTTAAGGAAAAAAGAAAAGTTGGATAAATATCTTGGTGGGGTACGCCACATGAAAAAA contains:
- the rpsB gene encoding 30S ribosomal protein S2; its protein translation is MVTMKDLLECGVHFGHQTRRWNPKTKKFIFGVRKNIHIIDLQKTLRYFRYTYNIVRDASAQGKSIMFVGTKKQANETLKEFAESIQVPYVNYRWLGGMLTNFSTIRKSVRKLEIIEEMENSGQIDLLTKKEKLMILRKKEKLDKYLGGVRHMKKIPDMIFVIDVAKEKIAVAEARKLHIPIVAPLDTNCDPDLVDYPIPGNDDAIRSIRLFCKEMSEAILEGRELMQEEIVHADENSEEIEFVSNEEKEEMLAEIQKEITQGAE